A single genomic interval of Rosistilla ulvae harbors:
- a CDS encoding DUF1559 domain-containing protein — MARVKRQGFTLVELLVVIAIIGILVGLLLPAVQAAREAARRMQCSNNLKQIGLALHNYHDTYNTLPPLVITPAADPSDSTANNPIGGGNVESWGWTAFILPFIEQGALHESAGIGEGRLLELEVNNAAKVVVSAYRCPSDVGAEVGDVAQRFLKGAGSNYAAYNNSRSGVFYHNTTPDGGFYQNKSRKFRDVTDGLSNSMAVGESCSRLNGQTMSLKSWAGCFYGEDGNCLDEVGLSGRWPINDSTGSIDQKGEALSSLHPGGAMVQLFDGSIRFLSENIQFARSAAPNNNTSACDSLYEFLIGINDGNPISEF; from the coding sequence ATGGCTCGAGTCAAGCGGCAAGGTTTTACGCTAGTTGAATTGTTGGTCGTGATCGCGATTATCGGCATTTTGGTCGGCTTGCTGTTGCCTGCGGTCCAGGCGGCGCGGGAAGCGGCCCGGCGGATGCAGTGCAGTAACAATCTGAAGCAGATTGGCCTGGCATTGCACAATTACCACGACACCTACAACACGCTACCGCCGTTGGTGATTACGCCAGCAGCCGATCCTAGTGATTCCACCGCGAACAACCCAATTGGCGGCGGGAATGTTGAAAGCTGGGGATGGACGGCGTTTATTTTGCCCTTCATCGAGCAAGGCGCGCTTCACGAATCGGCGGGGATTGGAGAGGGACGTTTGCTAGAACTCGAAGTCAACAATGCTGCCAAGGTCGTTGTGTCGGCGTACCGTTGTCCTTCGGACGTTGGTGCCGAGGTTGGCGATGTAGCGCAGCGATTTCTGAAAGGGGCCGGTTCAAACTATGCGGCTTACAATAACTCCCGCTCGGGCGTCTTCTATCACAACACGACGCCAGACGGTGGCTTCTATCAGAACAAATCGCGTAAGTTTCGCGACGTCACCGATGGGCTCAGCAATTCGATGGCGGTCGGAGAATCGTGCTCACGATTGAATGGCCAAACGATGAGCTTGAAATCATGGGCAGGTTGCTTCTACGGTGAGGATGGCAACTGTTTGGATGAAGTGGGACTTTCGGGGCGATGGCCGATTAACGATTCAACGGGCAGCATCGATCAAAAGGGGGAAGCGCTAAGCAGCTTGCACCCTGGAGGCGCGATGGTGCAGTTGTTCGATGGCAGCATTCGGTTCCTGTCGGAAAACATTCAGTTCGCCCGCAGTGCGGCCCCCAATAACAATACGAGTGCCTGCGACAGCTTGTATGAGTTCTTGATTGGGATCAACGACGGAAACCCTATCAGCGAATTTTAG
- a CDS encoding PepSY-associated TM helix domain-containing protein, whose amino-acid sequence MESDLPSVSQTLRRGFWLRTMIQWHWISSAVCLLGMILFSVTGITLNHASQIETVPDVEHEIIELPQSVIDAIDAESSEDDAPLPVAVAGWLNDQLGVSVGSRKAEWSEDEIYLSMPGPGSDAWLSIDRFAGEVEFERTQRGWISYFNDLHKGRNTGPAWSWFIDIFALATLVFCFTGLGLLFLHARHRRMTWPLVGLGLIVPLLLALLLIH is encoded by the coding sequence ATCGAATCCGATCTACCATCGGTCAGCCAGACGCTGCGCCGCGGATTTTGGTTGCGGACGATGATCCAATGGCACTGGATCAGTTCCGCTGTCTGTCTGCTGGGAATGATCTTGTTTTCGGTCACCGGGATCACGCTGAACCATGCATCGCAGATCGAAACCGTCCCGGACGTCGAGCACGAGATCATCGAGCTGCCCCAGTCGGTGATCGATGCGATCGACGCGGAGTCGTCCGAGGACGATGCACCGTTGCCGGTCGCGGTCGCGGGATGGTTGAACGATCAGTTGGGCGTCTCGGTCGGTTCGCGAAAGGCCGAATGGAGCGAGGACGAGATCTATCTCTCGATGCCTGGGCCCGGGAGCGATGCGTGGTTGAGCATCGATCGGTTCGCTGGCGAAGTCGAATTCGAACGAACGCAGCGCGGCTGGATCTCGTATTTCAACGACCTGCACAAAGGACGCAACACGGGGCCGGCGTGGAGTTGGTTCATCGATATCTTTGCGCTTGCGACACTCGTCTTTTGTTTCACCGGTTTGGGGCTTTTGTTCCTGCATGCCAGGCACCGTCGGATGACGTGGCCGCTGGTCGGACTCGGGCTGATCGTTCCGTTGTTGCTCGCGCTACTGCTAATCCACTGA
- a CDS encoding DUF4198 domain-containing protein: MKIASFLSIALVVTLSQIASAHKVWLLPSQTTLSGNDPWVTVDAAVSNDLFYFNHHPLRLDNVVITAPDGGSAEAQNPSTGKYRSVFDVQLEQEGTYSIALMNQGLFASWVENGERKRWRGSAATFATEVPANAENLKVTESVGRVETFVTNGAPTKEALKPTGVGIELVTATHPNDLYAGEKTQFQLLVEGKPAAGLEVEIIRGGTRYRDSQEEISVTTDENGEFTVALDKPGMYWLSTSSQDEKGKTAQAKTRRLSYAATLEVLPQ; this comes from the coding sequence ATGAAAATTGCATCCTTCCTGTCCATCGCCCTTGTGGTCACCCTGTCCCAGATCGCATCCGCCCACAAAGTGTGGCTGTTGCCATCGCAGACGACGCTTTCGGGGAACGATCCCTGGGTCACCGTCGACGCCGCAGTGTCGAACGATCTGTTTTACTTCAACCACCACCCGCTGCGGCTCGACAACGTTGTCATCACTGCTCCGGATGGCGGTTCGGCCGAAGCGCAAAATCCTTCGACCGGAAAGTACCGCAGCGTCTTTGATGTTCAATTGGAGCAAGAGGGAACCTACAGCATCGCGTTGATGAACCAGGGGCTGTTTGCAAGCTGGGTCGAAAACGGCGAACGCAAACGTTGGCGTGGATCGGCAGCAACGTTTGCCACCGAAGTACCGGCCAATGCGGAAAACCTGAAGGTTACCGAAAGCGTCGGGCGGGTCGAGACCTTCGTCACCAATGGCGCTCCGACCAAGGAAGCGTTGAAGCCGACTGGCGTGGGAATCGAATTGGTCACCGCCACACATCCGAACGATCTGTACGCTGGAGAAAAGACTCAGTTCCAATTGCTCGTCGAAGGCAAGCCTGCGGCGGGACTGGAGGTCGAGATCATCCGAGGTGGCACGCGGTATCGCGATTCGCAAGAGGAAATCTCCGTGACGACCGACGAGAACGGAGAGTTCACCGTTGCCTTGGACAAGCCGGGGATGTATTGGTTGTCGACCTCGTCGCAGGACGAAAAGGGGAAGACCGCGCAAGCGAAGACCCGTCGTCTCAGCTATGCCGCGACGCTGGAAGTTTTGCCACAGTAA
- a CDS encoding carboxypeptidase-like regulatory domain-containing protein: protein MSVVCRCFQIQYALLIVVSSLAVIGCGGSGGRDLPKLGQVTGTVTLDGQPLADAVVSFQSKEAGRVASGGTDTDGNYTIYLLNDIEGAPVGTNQVMIVTAKPGDDSIPGSAKPETLPAKYNAETELTADVQPGDNEFNFDLTSN from the coding sequence ATGTCCGTTGTTTGTCGATGTTTTCAGATTCAATACGCTCTATTAATTGTCGTTTCGTCTCTCGCAGTGATCGGTTGTGGTGGCTCGGGCGGACGTGATTTGCCGAAACTAGGGCAGGTGACCGGAACCGTTACGCTCGATGGCCAGCCGTTGGCCGACGCTGTGGTCTCTTTCCAATCGAAGGAGGCTGGTCGCGTTGCTTCGGGGGGGACCGACACCGATGGAAACTACACAATCTACTTGCTGAACGATATCGAAGGGGCTCCGGTTGGCACAAATCAAGTCATGATTGTGACCGCCAAGCCGGGGGACGATTCGATTCCGGGAAGCGCCAAGCCGGAGACTTTGCCGGCGAAATATAATGCCGAGACCGAACTCACCGCCGACGTTCAACCGGGCGACAATGAGTTCAATTTTGATCTGACGTCGAATTAA
- a CDS encoding DUF2271 domain-containing protein → MVFALTSAPATAAEIELSIEIPRLNVSEYHRPYVAAWIQTADRKLVRNLTVWYQMRDTDEGHGTKWLPDLRQWWRVSGRSLDVPVDGVTGATQPAGKHALTFTDKQPHLADLPPGKYTLIVEAAREVGGREMVKIPFTWPPASSQKFDAKGEKELGEVTLSVKP, encoded by the coding sequence ATGGTGTTTGCTTTGACCAGCGCCCCGGCGACGGCCGCTGAGATCGAACTGAGTATCGAAATTCCGCGATTAAACGTTTCGGAATATCACCGCCCCTATGTCGCCGCCTGGATTCAAACCGCCGATCGCAAACTGGTTCGCAATCTGACGGTTTGGTACCAGATGCGCGATACCGATGAAGGGCACGGCACGAAATGGTTGCCCGATCTGCGACAGTGGTGGCGAGTCTCGGGGCGCAGCTTGGACGTGCCGGTCGATGGCGTCACCGGTGCCACGCAACCCGCAGGCAAGCACGCGCTGACCTTCACCGACAAACAGCCTCACTTGGCCGATCTGCCACCGGGGAAATACACCCTGATCGTCGAAGCGGCACGTGAAGTCGGCGGCCGCGAAATGGTGAAGATCCCGTTCACATGGCCTCCCGCGTCGTCGCAGAAGTTCGACGCGAAAGGCGAAAAGGAGCTGGGGGAAGTGACCCTATCGGTCAAACCTTAG
- a CDS encoding sulfite reductase subunit alpha: MANQPPRRRFAEVIGNAVVMLLLVIVALLFLRLTRGAWWIANPPSSRWWLAGGALTIYIGFCLRMLRRPANRLKSNPSVVSATAADEGVAIDPSSIAVVYASQTGFAYELAEQTTALLNESGRLAHLAGIEQIDRDRLVRGGRLLFVASTTGDGDPPDHAYGFLEEVMGQGADLQALEYAVLALGDRTYDQFCAFGRQIDSWLRRHQAQPLFDLIEVDNCDPAAVQTWQTKVAETFETSSAEPWQPAELDDWQLTGRVELNPGSLGGGVYHLTLDRKSLASQSIDWQAGDIAEVEPRNAKASVDRWLQQAGCDGETTIEVGHESTTFAERLSRCELPEFDGVEDRNPQTLADRLKPLKAREYSIASLPSDGNLQLVLRRVVRTDGALGICSGWLCDHLELQQSVRLRIRSNPSFHPQKVARPVILIGNGTGIAGLRGHLKQRVAEGHAENWLLFGERSADRDFFFRDELSDWQQQGLLKRLDLAFSRDGEQRTYVQDRLSEAADELKAWVARDAAIYVCGSLAGMAPAVDAVIRETLGNTLVDQMLADGRYRRDVY, encoded by the coding sequence ATGGCAAACCAACCACCCCGCCGCAGATTCGCTGAAGTGATCGGCAACGCAGTCGTCATGCTGCTGTTGGTGATCGTTGCGTTGCTGTTTCTGCGGCTCACTCGCGGCGCTTGGTGGATCGCAAATCCACCCTCTTCGCGGTGGTGGCTTGCCGGCGGTGCGCTGACGATTTACATCGGGTTCTGCCTGCGGATGCTCCGCCGTCCGGCGAACCGATTGAAATCGAACCCGTCGGTTGTTTCGGCAACCGCCGCGGATGAGGGTGTGGCGATCGATCCGTCATCGATCGCCGTGGTCTATGCGAGCCAAACCGGTTTCGCCTACGAATTGGCAGAGCAGACGACCGCGCTGTTAAACGAATCGGGCAGGTTGGCGCACCTGGCGGGGATCGAGCAGATCGATCGCGATCGGTTGGTCCGCGGCGGACGTTTGTTGTTTGTCGCCAGCACGACCGGCGATGGGGATCCGCCCGATCACGCCTACGGATTTCTCGAAGAGGTGATGGGGCAGGGGGCTGATCTGCAAGCTTTGGAATACGCCGTGTTGGCTCTCGGCGATCGCACCTATGACCAGTTTTGTGCCTTCGGACGTCAAATCGACAGTTGGTTGCGGCGCCACCAGGCGCAGCCGCTGTTCGATCTCATCGAGGTCGACAACTGCGATCCCGCCGCGGTGCAAACGTGGCAAACGAAGGTCGCCGAAACGTTTGAAACCTCATCGGCTGAGCCATGGCAGCCGGCGGAGCTCGACGACTGGCAACTGACAGGCCGCGTGGAACTGAATCCAGGCAGTCTCGGCGGCGGCGTCTATCATCTGACATTAGACCGCAAGAGTCTCGCGTCGCAGTCGATCGATTGGCAGGCGGGAGACATCGCCGAAGTCGAACCGCGGAACGCAAAGGCATCGGTCGATCGTTGGCTGCAGCAGGCCGGATGCGATGGAGAGACGACGATTGAAGTGGGCCACGAGAGCACAACGTTTGCCGAACGGTTGTCGCGGTGCGAGCTGCCAGAGTTCGACGGCGTCGAAGATCGGAATCCGCAAACGCTGGCCGACCGGTTGAAGCCGCTGAAGGCTCGCGAATATTCGATCGCATCGTTGCCGAGCGATGGCAATCTGCAACTGGTGCTGCGTCGCGTCGTGCGGACCGACGGGGCGCTTGGAATTTGTAGCGGTTGGTTGTGCGACCACTTGGAATTGCAGCAGTCGGTGCGATTGAGGATTCGCAGCAACCCGAGCTTCCATCCGCAGAAGGTCGCCCGGCCGGTGATCCTGATCGGCAACGGGACCGGGATTGCGGGGCTGCGAGGACATTTGAAGCAACGCGTCGCCGAGGGGCATGCCGAAAACTGGCTGCTGTTTGGCGAACGCTCCGCCGATCGCGACTTCTTCTTTCGGGATGAACTCTCCGATTGGCAGCAGCAAGGTCTGCTGAAACGTTTGGACCTCGCCTTCTCCCGCGACGGCGAACAGCGGACCTACGTTCAGGATCGACTGAGTGAAGCGGCCGACGAATTGAAAGCCTGGGTCGCACGCGACGCGGCGATCTACGTCTGCGGTAGCCTGGCCGGGATGGCTCCCGCGGTCGATGCCGTAATCCGCGAGACGCTTGGCAACACGCTAGTCGACCAGATGCTCGCCGACGGCCGCTACCGTCGCGACGTCTATTAG
- a CDS encoding DUF1559 domain-containing protein, producing the protein MAFRHASFLSLYPRNISGPSSRTDRRRRGFTLVELLVVIAIIGILVGLLLPAVQAAREAARRMQCGNNMKQLGLALHNYASTYNEAFPNNGWTYSGGYPNDFSPLAKLLPFIEQANLQDLIDFDIYMGHPALADLPLALQVAAGTQVPTFECPSDVGADLHSLTMPSGTTIQIAGTSYAMNQGSGLDGVFHPGNGTPSDGLCWIGAKIRFRDIVDGTSNTIVFAETTIGTGNTAASPTPLQDPRAYRAAATSGVDQTMANAADASGVAGIQSYIGSWTGDRNHYWLRGSVPNGPVMNGRLTPNSEVPDMVYGSSKMTAARSYHPGIAVVSLADGSVRNASNTIDRTVWHASWTRHGGEVKTVVSQ; encoded by the coding sequence ATGGCGTTTCGCCACGCTTCGTTTCTATCGCTGTACCCACGCAACATTTCCGGCCCCTCGAGCCGCACCGATCGACGTCGCCGCGGGTTCACGCTTGTCGAATTGTTAGTTGTCATCGCGATCATTGGGATCCTTGTCGGACTGTTGTTACCCGCCGTGCAAGCGGCTCGCGAAGCGGCCCGCCGAATGCAATGCGGCAACAACATGAAGCAACTGGGGCTGGCGCTGCACAATTATGCGTCAACCTACAACGAAGCGTTCCCGAACAACGGCTGGACCTACTCCGGCGGCTACCCCAACGACTTTTCACCTCTTGCGAAACTGCTCCCGTTTATCGAGCAGGCGAACTTGCAGGACTTGATCGATTTCGACATCTACATGGGACATCCCGCACTGGCCGACTTGCCCTTGGCCCTGCAAGTCGCTGCCGGAACGCAGGTTCCGACTTTCGAATGCCCAAGCGATGTTGGAGCTGACCTGCACTCGTTGACGATGCCATCGGGAACGACGATCCAAATCGCGGGGACCAGTTATGCGATGAATCAAGGGAGCGGTTTGGATGGCGTGTTCCATCCCGGCAATGGCACGCCGTCGGATGGACTGTGTTGGATCGGTGCCAAGATTCGTTTCCGCGACATCGTCGACGGAACCAGCAATACGATCGTCTTTGCCGAGACAACGATTGGGACGGGAAACACCGCAGCCTCCCCGACGCCGCTGCAAGATCCACGAGCCTATCGAGCCGCGGCAACGTCGGGTGTCGACCAAACGATGGCCAACGCTGCCGATGCCAGTGGAGTCGCGGGGATTCAGTCGTACATTGGATCCTGGACGGGCGACCGAAATCACTATTGGCTGCGCGGTAGCGTCCCCAACGGCCCGGTGATGAACGGTCGCTTGACACCCAACAGCGAGGTCCCCGACATGGTTTACGGCTCTTCCAAAATGACAGCCGCCCGCAGCTACCACCCCGGCATCGCCGTGGTCAGCCTAGCCGATGGCAGCGTCCGCAACGCCAGCAACACGATCGATCGCACGGTCTGGCACGCCAGCTGGACCCGGCACGGCGGCGAAGTGAAGACCGTTGTGTCGCAATAG
- a CDS encoding DUF1559 domain-containing protein: MIRTQRRGFTLVELLVVIAIIGILVGLLLPAVQAAREAARRMQCSNNLKQIGLALHNYHDTFKSFPSAAIYTGTAPKQSPPLDGSNRCNGRDANWGATWMVMILPFIEQQAAYNQMDFTQRARSTVNNAITSQPLDAFLCPSHVSVPVKLVQDYDGFAKGNYAANGGTHYTQDIATFNNSAYKGPFSLPGQYGAKFRDITDGTSQVIAAGDVVASPSNTWDDRGTWGWPSGSLFGLRAQQFSNGVLTPNDPRQTDCTAYASNDNTNVVFNQRNNPDCSTNQGMALRSYHPGGVQTVFCDGSVTFIGETIDEVIYENLMRIQDGQPLGQF; encoded by the coding sequence ATGATCCGAACCCAGAGACGAGGTTTTACGCTGGTTGAATTGTTGGTCGTGATTGCGATCATCGGTATTTTGGTTGGGCTATTGTTGCCAGCGGTTCAGGCGGCACGCGAGGCGGCTCGGCGGATGCAGTGCAGCAACAACCTCAAGCAGATCGGCTTGGCGTTGCACAACTACCACGACACGTTCAAGAGTTTTCCGAGCGCGGCGATCTATACCGGCACCGCTCCTAAGCAGAGTCCGCCTTTGGACGGCAGCAACCGCTGCAACGGCCGCGATGCAAACTGGGGTGCAACTTGGATGGTGATGATCCTGCCGTTTATCGAGCAGCAAGCAGCCTACAACCAGATGGATTTCACCCAGCGAGCGCGGTCGACGGTCAACAACGCGATCACCAGCCAACCGCTGGATGCGTTTCTCTGTCCTTCGCACGTCTCGGTCCCGGTCAAGTTGGTCCAGGACTACGATGGTTTTGCCAAAGGCAACTATGCGGCCAATGGCGGAACGCACTACACCCAGGACATCGCCACGTTCAACAACAGCGCTTACAAAGGTCCTTTCTCGTTGCCTGGCCAGTATGGTGCCAAATTCCGCGACATCACCGACGGCACTTCGCAGGTGATTGCCGCCGGGGATGTGGTCGCTTCGCCGAGCAACACGTGGGATGATCGCGGGACTTGGGGATGGCCCAGCGGGTCGCTGTTCGGGCTCCGCGCCCAACAGTTCTCCAACGGAGTGCTGACTCCAAACGATCCCCGTCAGACCGACTGCACCGCGTATGCGAGCAACGACAACACGAATGTCGTCTTCAATCAGCGCAACAATCCCGATTGTTCGACCAATCAAGGGATGGCTTTGCGAAGCTATCACCCCGGCGGTGTGCAAACGGTCTTCTGTGACGGCAGCGTGACCTTCATCGGTGAGACGATCGACGAAGTCATCTACGAAAACCTGATGCGGATTCAGGATGGCCAGCCGTTAGGCCAATTCTAA
- a CDS encoding DUF1559 domain-containing protein: MIRMKKEGFTLVELLVVIAIIGILVGLLLPAVQAAREAARRMQCSNNLKQIGLALHNYHDTFKSFPSAAIYTGEAPKQSPPLTSNRCNGRDEFWGATWMVLILPFIEQQAAHNQMDFGRVARSTVNNAITGEQMDAYVCPSHPGIGARLTQDYNGFAKGNYAANGGTHYTQDMNTFTNSTYKGPFSLPAQYGAQFRDITDGTSQVIAAGDIVASTGHSADDRGAWGWPSGVIFGLRASAFANGLLTPNDPQQTDATSYASNDTSNVNFNQRNNPDRNTTQGMALRSYHPGGVQAVFCDGSVHFITETIDEVIYENLLRIQDGQPIGQY, translated from the coding sequence ATGATTCGAATGAAGAAAGAAGGTTTTACTTTGGTGGAACTGTTGGTCGTGATCGCGATCATCGGGATCTTGGTGGGGTTGTTGTTGCCAGCAGTGCAGGCTGCCCGCGAGGCAGCACGTCGGATGCAATGCAGCAACAATCTGAAGCAGATTGGCTTGGCGTTGCACAACTACCATGACACGTTCAAAAGTTTTCCAAGTGCGGCGATTTACACCGGGGAAGCACCCAAGCAGAGCCCGCCGTTGACTTCCAACCGCTGCAATGGTCGCGATGAATTTTGGGGCGCGACATGGATGGTTTTGATTCTGCCATTCATCGAACAGCAAGCTGCCCACAATCAGATGGATTTTGGCCGAGTCGCTCGCTCGACTGTTAACAACGCGATCACGGGGGAGCAAATGGATGCTTATGTTTGTCCGTCGCACCCTGGCATCGGGGCTCGATTGACCCAGGATTACAACGGCTTCGCAAAGGGTAATTATGCTGCGAACGGTGGAACACACTACACGCAAGACATGAACACGTTCACCAATAGCACCTACAAAGGACCGTTTTCACTTCCGGCCCAGTATGGAGCGCAGTTTCGTGATATAACCGACGGTACTTCGCAAGTGATCGCCGCTGGGGATATCGTGGCCTCTACTGGTCACTCGGCAGATGATCGCGGTGCGTGGGGGTGGCCCAGTGGAGTGATATTCGGCTTGCGTGCCTCAGCTTTTGCCAACGGTCTCTTGACGCCAAATGATCCGCAGCAGACCGATGCCACTTCGTACGCAAGCAATGACACATCCAACGTAAATTTTAATCAACGCAACAATCCAGATCGCAACACCACCCAAGGAATGGCACTTCGAAGCTATCACCCCGGCGGCGTGCAAGCGGTTTTCTGTGACGGCAGTGTGCACTTCATCACCGAAACCATCGATGAGGTCATCTACGAAAATCTGCTACGGATTCAAGACGGCCAACCGATTGGCCAGTACTAA
- a CDS encoding alpha/beta hydrolase produces MRASENASPPAAATLTIGEPLNDSLDAQGNSPTIVIPAPAGDFIRGAIAGEQLVLSLVGSAGNHIRQLTAGQGRTQTFMFVVASEGPYAFSISGPAKGEFSLTLRSSIPLAKQKAPQPELQSPRLRQLQQDLLKDPSTDRFWSEIREAGAPLVESEGVMPPLPEPDALVTFLWRGDHRNVRLFGAPSGDHDELHRLGDSDVWYRSYRVPRSARIDYRFAPDVPVFDGTPWERRRAILATAQRDPLNKLCFPADPVDIYDGSSVVELPDAPQPTWIEANPETPRGVITRHRLTSETLGNTRDIHLYRPDGYRPGDSENGMLVVFDGDKYLQEIGAATILDNLIAAKKIRPTAAIFVSNPSPASRSTELPCTPDFASFIADELIPWTKAQEITATPANSVVAGASYGGLASAFIAHPHPEIFGNAYSQSGSFWWSPGSRPTLPGSEPEWLARQFADAPLKPIRFHLEAGQFEVDILNSTRHFRDVLKAKGYTLTHREYSSSHGYFYWRYTFANGLIDLLGSESSQTTSATID; encoded by the coding sequence TTGCGGGCCTCAGAAAATGCTTCACCACCGGCAGCGGCAACGCTTACGATCGGCGAACCGCTAAACGATTCACTCGACGCTCAAGGCAATTCGCCAACGATCGTCATTCCCGCACCCGCTGGGGACTTCATTCGTGGCGCAATCGCTGGCGAACAACTGGTCCTGTCGCTCGTCGGTTCCGCTGGAAACCACATCCGTCAACTCACCGCCGGCCAGGGGAGAACGCAAACCTTCATGTTTGTCGTCGCCAGCGAAGGCCCCTACGCGTTTTCGATCTCCGGTCCTGCGAAGGGGGAGTTTTCGTTAACGCTACGCAGCAGCATCCCGCTGGCCAAACAAAAGGCTCCGCAACCTGAATTGCAGAGCCCTCGGCTGCGTCAGCTGCAGCAAGACCTTTTGAAGGATCCGAGCACCGATCGTTTCTGGAGTGAAATCCGCGAAGCGGGAGCGCCGTTGGTCGAATCCGAAGGGGTGATGCCACCGCTGCCGGAGCCCGACGCTTTGGTAACCTTTCTCTGGCGGGGCGATCATCGCAACGTGCGGTTGTTTGGCGCGCCGTCGGGCGACCACGACGAACTGCATCGCCTGGGCGATTCCGATGTTTGGTATCGCAGCTACCGCGTCCCCCGCAGCGCTCGAATCGACTACCGATTCGCTCCCGACGTGCCGGTATTCGACGGAACGCCCTGGGAGCGACGCCGCGCGATTCTCGCCACGGCGCAGCGTGATCCCTTAAACAAGCTTTGCTTCCCCGCCGATCCGGTCGACATCTACGACGGCAGCTCGGTCGTCGAACTGCCCGACGCACCGCAACCGACCTGGATCGAAGCGAATCCTGAGACGCCGCGCGGCGTAATCACGCGACACCGATTAACCAGCGAGACGCTCGGCAACACCCGCGACATCCACCTGTACCGACCCGATGGCTACCGACCAGGCGATTCGGAAAACGGAATGTTAGTCGTCTTCGATGGCGACAAATACCTACAAGAGATCGGCGCCGCAACGATTCTGGACAATCTGATCGCCGCGAAAAAGATCCGCCCCACGGCGGCGATCTTTGTCAGCAACCCCAGCCCCGCAAGTCGATCGACCGAGCTTCCCTGCACCCCCGACTTCGCCAGCTTCATCGCCGACGAACTGATTCCCTGGACGAAGGCGCAGGAGATCACCGCGACTCCAGCCAACAGCGTGGTTGCCGGAGCGAGCTACGGCGGGCTGGCGTCGGCATTTATCGCGCACCCCCATCCCGAGATCTTTGGCAACGCCTACAGCCAATCGGGATCCTTCTGGTGGTCGCCCGGCAGTCGTCCGACCTTGCCAGGATCGGAGCCGGAATGGCTCGCTCGCCAATTCGCCGACGCTCCGCTAAAACCGATCCGGTTCCATCTCGAAGCGGGCCAATTCGAAGTCGACATCTTGAATTCGACTCGCCACTTCCGCGACGTCCTGAAAGCGAAAGGCTACACGCTTACGCACCGCGAATACAGCAGCAGCCACGGTTATTTTTATTGGCGATACACCTTTGCCAACGGACTGATCGACCTACTGGGCAGCGAGTCTTCTCAAACGACCTCGGCGACAATTGATTAA
- a CDS encoding ABC transporter ATP-binding protein codes for MSQKNLTAPLSVRNATKTFRQGERAIDALKEVDLTVEHGSFVAVMGASGSGKSTLLHLMAGLTRPTDGAVFVDGQDLATLSDRKLTEFRRDQIGLVFQSFNLVPALTAADNILLPLYAAGIKQPQNGSLNELAERLGIADRLSHRPDALSGGQQQRVAIARALATDPAIVLADEPTGSLDSVTGESICKLLRELCDQQQRTIIVVTHEPSVAIWSDRVVILKDGQIVQSLQTDEYTDAQALAAHYQEVLGAGEPALTT; via the coding sequence ATGAGCCAAAAAAATCTAACCGCACCGCTGTCGGTCCGAAACGCGACCAAGACGTTTCGCCAGGGAGAGCGTGCGATCGACGCGTTGAAGGAGGTCGATCTGACTGTCGAGCACGGTTCGTTTGTCGCCGTGATGGGTGCCAGCGGATCGGGCAAAAGCACGCTACTGCACTTGATGGCGGGACTGACGCGACCGACCGACGGCGCGGTCTTTGTCGACGGACAAGATCTCGCGACGCTCTCGGACCGCAAGCTGACCGAGTTTCGTCGCGACCAAATCGGCTTGGTCTTCCAATCGTTCAATCTAGTTCCAGCGCTCACCGCGGCCGACAACATCCTACTGCCGCTGTACGCCGCCGGGATCAAGCAGCCACAAAACGGGTCGCTGAACGAATTGGCAGAGCGCCTCGGAATCGCCGACCGATTGTCACACCGCCCCGATGCACTCAGCGGTGGACAACAGCAACGCGTCGCGATCGCGAGAGCGTTGGCAACCGACCCGGCAATCGTGTTGGCCGACGAACCGACCGGAAGCCTCGATTCGGTCACCGGCGAATCGATCTGCAAACTGCTGCGTGAACTGTGCGATCAACAACAGCGGACGATCATCGTCGTAACCCATGAACCAAGCGTGGCGATCTGGTCCGATCGGGTCGTGATCCTAAAAGATGGTCAGATCGTTCAGTCGCTGCAAACCGACGAATACACCGACGCCCAAGCCTTGGCGGCTCACTACCAAGAGGTTTTGGGAGCGGGCGAACCCGCCTTAACCACTTAA